GAAGCGGTTAGCCGCAGACGCTGGTACCTTCCTGAGTCGTGCCGTACAAGTAAGTTTACCCGTCTTGTTCGTGGAAGTTGTTGCTAACTAATGTTAGCTGGTAGCCTAGCCAGTCAGATAGCGTTAGCTCGCTTTCTAAGCGCCCACACTTTGCTGTTATTGTGTTGCTAAGAAGCCTATTATCATTTgagagaaacatgttttttttagctattGGCACATTGGCATTGTGTTTTGGGGCTGTAACACAACTAGCGACATGTATTATAGCCAACATTTGTTTAACAGAAGCATCAAAGCAGGCCCCAGAATTCATCAGATAGAGCTATCATCAGTAGCTAGGTAGATAACGTTCATGTATGACATATAAAGGCATCTTTCAGCAAACATGCCTTTCATGACACTGTGGCCCCGCTAAATTTCTCAGTCTAGTGTATCATTTTCTTGGCGATAAGTTGTGTGCACATTACCAATGCATGTATTCTCTGTCAGTTTACAGAGGAGAAACTTGGCCAGGCTGAAAAGACAGAGTTGGATGCCCATTTGGAGAACCTTTTGGTCAGAGCTGAGAACACCAAGCAATGGACAGAGAGGATCATGAAGCAGACAGAAGTCTTATTACAGCCCAACCCAAGTGAGACCACACTTTTTACTGTTGGATGAGCTTGACTGAACTgataaaccctttttttttggtcttccCTTCAGAGAAACACAAGACAGCTCCACTAAATCAAATCTAACATTATGTAATGAGACTCATGCCTTCCTGTAATAATGatcaaatcaaattttaaagTGGACATTTTGTTGAGTTATATGTTACATATATACAAGATAGATGTTATAAGATAGACCTTTCCATAAAAAATGAGCTACAGTTACTCAGGAAAGATCTCGGATCTCGAGAGGAAGGTCACATGAAAAAATGATAAGCATGTCTGAGCTGGTGTTTGGGATACATCAGTACGGTATGTAGGGCGCCTGTGAAGTCTGTAAGCTCAGCTGTGCATCCCTTCTTTGCTCACACCATGTTGCCATAATGCTGCAGCACAACAAACACAGACGGACCATCTGCTCCTTACAGTCTTGTGTTAACAGTCTTGGATATGGTAAAGTGGATTTGTTCTACTTTTATCATATGCTGCACATACATACCATAGATGTGCTGAGTGTGTCTGCGTTCATCCATGTGATAATATGAAATAAAGGCCAATCAGATTCGACAGCAAAGTTATTGGGGAGagtttgtttgttgctttacTTGCATTGTTGAAAGCTGCTAATTTCACTTTCCAGGCCTTAGGCAGGCTGTTTGGAGCTGACTTGGACTAACTGTCCCGTGGACACTGCCTGCCTTTGGCCTGCTCACTGTAGTCTTATGACTTTGTAATTGAGTTTTCTTGCAATCTGCAGATGTCCGACTAGAAGAATTTGTGTATGAGAAATTGGAGAAGAAAGCCCCAACGCGAATGAACAACCATGAGCTGTTGGGCCAGTCCATGATCGAGTCAGGAAATGAATTTGGTCCTGGAACCGCTTACGGTGAGTGACAGAGGGAGCCTGCCTCTCGCTACTTCTGAACAACAGCACTTTGTACTAATCCATAGGCCTGTCTGCATTGCCAATTAGTATTTAGGGTTGATTTGCTAAATTGTACAGTCTCCTGTCCAGTGTTGTGTTGGGAGTGACGTCTTGTTTTGCTGCTGACCATTACAGGAAATGCTCTGATTAAATGTGGCGAGACAGAGAAGCAGATTGGTGGGGCAGAGCGGGAGTTCATTCACAGTTCGGCCATCAACTTCCTGACACCTTTCAGGAACTTTCTAGAGGGTGACTTCAAAACCATCCTGGTGAGTTGGACTCCTGAATTTTATCCGGAATAGGTATGCCCCCTGAAAACCAGGTTTTGAAATGGAGTTGCCTCTAACATTGTAAGAACCAGGGGTATCTTTGAAGTGGGCtcttaaatacatttagttATTACTTAAGGTAAAGATGCACcatctcctctgctctctgtgtcgGTGTTTGACAGAGGGCGAGTCTCagctgctccacacacacacacaggtggacACAGTTAACTTTGGCTCATTACCGTATGTGCAATAAAACCTTTGCAAGTAAAAAGCCAATAAGCACTTGATCAAACTACCTGTACATCACTTTCGATTGTTTTAGATTTGTCTTTAGTGAAATATTACTGAGTTTACATAGTCATGTTGACGTTGTAAACATTAGTGTTGCAGCTATaggaacacattttaatcaaatctGACTCTGTTCTGAGGtaactgctttttaaaattaaattatttttaaaaagcaattgAAAAAGAACCGATAAGAGTatcgataaaaaaaaaaaactgataaggAGTATCAACAAAATCCTAATGATACCCATCACTAGTCTATCATTTCTGGACTTTGAACTTTTGAACTTATATTCACACTACTGGCTGTAGAGTTTAAAGCAATACAGTCCCTCTCATTTTGCCACCATAATAATCAAATATCACACAGTACTCATAATCCTTTAAGTTTAGAAATTActcttaaaaacatttaaatagtcAAATCTGTAGAAGAAGTTTCAGAAATGAAAGGAGGATCAGCTCAGAAGTGCTCTGGCAGTAATGGAGGCTTCTTAATTCTATAACTAGGTTCAGGTCTGCCATCTACTTGAAGAAAATATAAAACCAGTACCAAACAGGACACTGTCATTACCATcatcactgtttttatttctaatgtGGAATAAAAGTCTTACTGCCCTCATCTGATGTCCCAGCCAAGTTTctgttgattaaaaacaaaacacttcctCTCACTTTTTCTCAATGTCTCTCTCCAGCGGCTGTTAGTTGTAAAGCTTTTATCTTtaagcagcaacagcagcagtcagCCTTTTAGTCAACACGGCATTAGCAAATGCTAAATAGTGGGTGTGTGAAAATAGGTCTGTATAAAGAGAGGGCGTTTAGAAGCTTTTGTATTAAGCACTTAGGAAGGAATGGAAAAAAGAGAGTGTCAACAGTGTGGTGGTTAGGTGATGAAGAGCACATGACAGACTCGCTGTTGCTCAGTTTGTTTTTGGCATAAGTATCTAAACTTCCCTCAGATAATTAAGAGTATCCTATTTTGTAGGATTCAGCTGGTCAGCCTCTTAAAGAACTCTCAATGTTACCATTAGACCATTTATAGTATTCCTCCAAACATTCAAGAATCCCAACATTATTGTTTATCTTCCATTAAGTGTATTATGACAGGAAGTTTTAATCACTGTTCTCATCTGGGGGAAAATAGTGACAATATATTTGGTACGTGGACCTGTGAGCTGTATGTGTCTGAAGGTTTTATTGTGTAATTTGTGTCCAGAAAGAACGGAAGCTACTGCAGGTCAAACGCTTGGATCTGGATGCTGCCAAAACCAGGCTAAAGAAAGCCAGGATGGCTGATGCAAGAGCTGCagtaagtacacacacagacacacatatatatatatatatatatataataaagaatgcatcttttttttttttacatctggatgtttggtttttattttaatgctgaCCAGTGAACAAATGTCCTTGAATTCCGCTTCCTTATGGTAGAAGATGAGCTATCTGGGCACGTCCCCTTGTCTCTCCGTCTTAAGTCACACAAGTCACAACTGACGCACTGTTACACAACACTGAAGCTGACCATTTCATCTCTTGTGACTCGCATACAGTCACATGAGAAACGTTGGGAAGTTTAgacttccctttttttctggacagttgtttttcttgctgtgatATCCCCTTTTTTCTCAAGTTTCTTCtcatttttgtgtctttttgtccTTTCGTTCAGATAATTTGGATTTGAGTAACACAGACTGCTCATTGTACCAAATTTGGAAACAAGCAGTGTCTTATtccaaatgtaatatttcacGGAGACACATTTGTCCCTGTGCCACATGATGTGTCAAACATTACCAAACTGACccaatatgatgatgatgagcatACTTTTGCTGAAATATGAGAACTAAATGGGGAGTTCAGGGcctttttaaacaaaattttaaaacacatttgcagcATTTTATTCGGTATCTGAGGTCTTAAAAGGCTCTCCAGTTCGCGACCAGTTAAACAATGTCTGAAGATGATATCTATAATGACCTCAGTATTTATCGACCGAGCCAAGACTTGGCTCAGCGGAAGACGACATCCTCTCGGAAAGCACAACCTCCCCGTCTGGGAGAGTGGAACACGAGGGGGAGTGCCAGTCGGAAAATAGACGAGACGAGAAGGCAACTAAGCTACAGATATTTTATTCCACTAGAAGTTATATCACTAAAGAGAGGGATGAGATggcacacatttttaccaagAATGAGCCACTGAGATCCAGTGAGCTTTATTTCTATCTCTctttaaacaacatttattataatatcCCCTCTGGCATATAGTGGTCATTAACTGTCAAATAGTGTGTTTATTCTCTACAAACAGAGTGCTCCCTGTGAAAGTACTTCTGGGTAAACTTGTTCtctctttaaagaggagagtcACATAAACACAGGAAGTGTAAATAAGAGTTTCTGTCAGTTAGCACCAGCATCGGTTATCTTTTAATCTTTGATCAGCGGTGGTGCATCAGCGCccgtttttcttcttttgagaGAAAGCCAGCGTTGAACATACCACAAGGAGTTTGAGGTGACTCTGACTCAGTGATGTGAAAGTGGAGGATGACATTTGTCACGGCCCTGCCACCCTGTGCAGAGTGTGGTTTTGTCAAAACAAGCTGCTGTCTCATTctggcatacacacacacgcagaaaacacacagagtgcAAAGATGTGTTGTGTTGGCTGTGAGCGTGCAGCAGCTGTAGCTCTAACTACTATGTCACTGTTTTCAAAATGCAAAGCAGCAGATGTGAGCCGAGGAAGTGACAGAGGTGAGTGGAATGTTGGAGCCATCTTTGAatcgaacacacacacacacacaaacacgcacccACCAAACACATTGGTAGAAGTGTCAACAGCTGCAGTCTATCTTTTTTCCTCCAATCTCCTCTGTGACACATACTGCCGTACCTCATGGAAAACTTTGAATCCTCATAGAGAAGACATACAACAAgcaaacactgtaaatacacacttcctccacacacacacccctctctctctctctctctctctccctctggtGTAAGCCGCAGAGAGCGCGGGACAGTGAGGCCATTGTCCTTGTCAGTCTCGGCTCCACACCATATGTTTATTGGACTTTTTAACAAGTCTCAACAAGCCATTGTTCCAGCAGCTCTCATATTGAAACCTTTGGCTCCATATGAGGAAAAGGAAACATTTCCCTCAGGACAGAAACTTCATGTCCACTTgtcctgtctgtttttattcGTACAAATcttgtctctgtttgtctgGTCTTGTCCCATTGAAACTATATTATGTCACATCCACAGATACAGACTTGGACTCACTCATGGTATATGTTGATATTCAgtttaaattgatatttttcatgCCAGACTTGTTTTTCCTCTAAATTGCAACATGTTTGAGACCATGGGACACAAATACTCAATTCAGATACCGATAATATGACCTAATGTATCATATCAGAGGCAGCAACATatctaatgttttaaaatggaacAAAACATTCAGGATTTAAACTAAATGTACTGTGTGTCCTTTGGTCTGTAAATCACTGATTACTCGCATATACCATAAAGTTAAACTTAATCGTCTGTgctttaatcatcatcattcttACGTGATGATTACTGCAAATCAGCTGCATTTCTATATTGAATTTACTctataaaaattacattttgtttcttcCATCTCAGGCGGAGCAGGAGCTGAGGATGACCCAGAGCGAGTTTGACCGGCAGGCAGAGATCACCCGACTGCTGTTAGAGGGCGTCAGCAGCACCCATGTATGTCGcccagcacacacaaacacacccgtCCAATGTCCTCCCCGCTCCGTCTTCCACTTTAATCTcagtcattaaaatgaataacagGAACAGAAATTATTGTTGATGTGTTTGGCACAAAGTTTTCCGTGAGTCGTGAATCAAACAACAGCTAATATTTtagtgacatttttattttaaaaaggggggggggggagagtaCTCCAGCTATTTAATATTGCGGGTCATAATTGTGGGATTCACAAGagacacattttataaaaaatggTCCAAATAAAAGGAGCTGAGGCTGATATATCCTGACTTTGGTCAAGCTCTACATCTTTCAGACTCAACGTTTGATGCTTAGCCAAGATCACCCTGATGATGTCAACGGATCAGatgcctctctctttctttctcagacTTAACAAAGCTCCTCCAGAACAACAGAAGACACAATACAAATGTTTTCACTATTTACTATGAATGCGatgtcttaaaaaaacacattttccattagAGATACCAAAGATTTTGATAGAAGTGAGATGTTTGCGTTCTGCAAATCTAACTTCAAAGCATATGAAAATTGTTCTGTTGAATTTTCGTGGGAAATTGAAATATGTGGTAAGTTCAATGAAACTTCATAAAACacttttctctcatctcttcaTGCGCATTACCAGGCACACCACCTACGCTGCTTGAATGACTTTGTGGAGGCCCAGACCACATACTACGCACAGTGTTACCAGTACATGGTGGATCTCCAAAAGCAGCTCGGCAGGTGAAGGACCACCGTCACCTCACATTCCCTGTGTCAACTCCCATTGACAAGTCATTCACAGTCCTAGctctgttatttttcttcctaAAAAAGGGTTTATTTCCTGTAAATAAAAGTACTGATGATGAATATTCTTGTTATCGTCTTGTTCTAATACAGTCAAAGCAGTGAGAGTACATGTAAGGTTATGTATGGTTTACACCTTTCACATGATTAATTCTGAAAAACTGAACCAAAGGATGAGTTTACAGAAAGTTCAGCTTCAATCTAACTGAGACTTGTTAAATGACTGTATCAGGactgaaactgaactgactttaTGTTAATACTCAGCATTTTACCACCCAGTTTCAGTTGTCAGCGCTCATTCGTCTCCCGTCTTTCCAGTTTCCCCTCGTCATTCTCCAACAACAACCAGTCGTCGGTGTCGGGCGGGGCCAGCATCTCAGTCCCCACCATACCGGTGTCGGCCTCCCTGCCCAACCCGTCTGGCCGCGGCAGCTCAGCCGCATCGGGTGGCTTCAACGAACTGCGTAGCTCCAGCGGCAGCCGCAAAGCCCGAGTCCTTTACGACTACGACGCCGCCAGCAGCAGCGAACTTTCCCTGCTGGCTGATGAGGTGAGGCTGACACAGTTCATGGTCTGTTAAAACTTATCCTGAAGAAAAACGACATTCTCTGTGTCGTTTAGTTTAACtgtttattcaggtttttattttcaaataagaCTTGGGAAGCTGAGATTAAACTCTTactctgctttttgttttaaccACATTATCCTTTAAAGCACTCCCTTTCCTGGAAAGCAAAAAGTTGTCCGTTACAAGCCTGTGGTTGACCAACCCAGCATGACATCATTCATTCAAATACTAGTACAAAAAAATTCCAGTCCGCCCTTGCATATTGAGAGCCAGCTGTGTGTGCAATAGTGCTTCTGACTGgtgtgctgctgttgataaTTATAAAGTATTTCATAAAATGTCTCTGCTTTAACAAATGAATAGAAGCTGGTAAACACTACGTTTCTATGTTTCCCAGGTGATCACAGTCAGCAGCGTCCCCGGTATGGATTCAGACTGGCTGATGGGCGAGAGAGGCAACCAGAAGGGCAAAGTGCCAATCACCTACCTGGAGCTACTTAACTGAGACCACACAAACAGCCCCCTCCAGCCCTCTGTAACCAGCTGTGatctcatatttatatattgtgttgCAGGGACAGgcctcacttctttctttttttttctcttccattcAGTCATTTTACAGTAAGTTTTATTTGTATGAAAAGGAGGAGTCTCAGTTTTAGCGGAGACTCGAGCTGGAATGAATAAATTGGAGTGAGGGGAAAGGACACGGACCTATTCCCTGATCTGTTTGTATGCAACTGCagtacatttctaaaaaaaaaaaaactttaaaaaaaacttgcttCCATGCCTTTCGTGTGTTTGATGCCATGCAATCTACAATATGTGCCAGAACATCTCCCAAACTGTAACTTTTGATATCAATTAGGTTTCGTTTACACTATATTATCTCAGATGGTGACCATGGCTTTTTatgtgagggttttttttccttccctcactGCTAattcaagttttgttttttttccaagtaGTGATACACATTTTGTTATTCCATAAAAAAAGCACTTCAGTTTGAAATGGAGAGTGATGCTGACTATTTCAAGTCTTATTTTATAATTGATAATCTTACAGTGCAGTTACGGTTATCCTAAatatatatagtgttttttttaacagtatgtATTGTGTTTCAGCTTTATTCACTCAGAGCCTGTAAAACTCATTGTTTCAGTACATTTGATTGAtgagttttaaatgtgctgataGCCAAGCAGTTATTAAATTCAATAACCAGGTATTCAATTAAGTGCCTATCACAGTGAATcggccttttttttaaaaaaacatttgcctttttttgttgctaCACCAACAGTATTGAGACCATCGACTCCGTCTCCTCTTATTAGTATTGAATCCTAATATATCTGTCTAAGTTATTGAGAATTGGAATTTCCACATTTCTTCAGGAAGTCGTAAACCAGAAGACAGTTGTTATCAGGTTAAGTTATTACTGGGTGTGTTCTTCATAAACACATCGTTTTTACTTTTTGACAAAACTAATATGTTTCATTAGTTTCCCCTAAACCTAAAATTCAGCTCCacatagaaatgaaaaaaaaaaagtctcattaCATTCTGGGAGATTCAACTATATTATTACAcagctgctttttgttttgtgtaactGATAAAATAGCAtacaactgtaaaataaatatacaatatgatgcattaaaaataagaaaatgtcaCATATCTGTTgagatttcattgtatttttttgcacattGCTTTTCATGAGGAAAATGTGTCGTCTTTACATTGAgcttcattttctcttgttCACCGGTGGAACCAGCAGGTGGCAGAACAGGCAACCAtttgtgtatgtacagtaagaTACGGTGACTGGTTACGGGGAAATGATTTGACTTTTGGAATCTATAATTTGACAGAATttgaatttcctttttttatgtatgcaaagtaacagttaaaaaaaaataccgGAACTAGACAAAGATCAAAAGAGAATAAAGAATATTGTACAACCAAGCAAtgtcaaaaaatacaaaaaagagaaaaagaacatttccacaataaaaaaagaactatAATATTCTccactcattcattttctgaaaACACTGTCagataatcacattttttctatAGCACtacaaaaaatgtgtagcatTGATGTGTCAATTAAAGAAAGTATGATTTTAACACTCATAAAGTCAGTTTCACAACTTTCAGGGCTGAAAATTGTCCATTTTAACATATAGAGGAAGTCTtgtcagcagagcagaaagAGTAGATCCTGTCTTTTATTGGTGGCCCTTTCCTGACACATTCCCCAGTGCTTTCTACAACTCCCACAACAGTTCCTGGTCCAACAGCTGTAAACCAGTAACATACAAATCCCCAGAAAATCACTCAGAACACTGGCCCAGTTTGAAAGACCCTTTTCATTTGAAGAAGATTTCATAGTAGGGTAAACAAAGGCATGCGGGACTTATAATGGCCTCACTTGACCTTTTTTAAGTGTCATGAGAGCACCTCTGTGGCCTCTTTTGCGCTCATTATATTCATccattaatcatttttcaaaattaacAACTGAAGTCATGTCCCGTCCGGTTTGCTAAACAATAGGTCCAGTGCGAAGGTCTTTGTCGTCACCATTTGGTCAGCAGGAAGGATTAAGAGGAAGTGGAGTTTTGCAAACTGCTTGTTGGCTTCCTCAGAAACAGCTTGTGTGTCAGCTTGCTTggaagaatattttattttttagcacGTGCCCATTAAGAAAACATCAGAGACATAAGCCTTTGACCTTAATAGTTACATTTACCAAAAGTGTTTTctgagtgttttttaaaaatgtgaagctTAAAAACCCAACtgaggataaaaaaaatcaagaattTTGATAGGTGAACATCAGTGCTCAGCTTGACCTTGTTAACACTATTCTGAGTAACACATCTGACATTTCTGTAATCTGACATCTGTATCTCTAAAAAATCACCTCACCCAGTTAGATAAAGTTCACCAATTCACACTTAGATGAGATAGCATGggtgagagaaaagaaaaacttccTCTTTCGTTGGTCCTTGTTTTCTTTCACGTTtgcacagaaaacagaaaacacttttAGGCCACCTGAAAGTTTCCTctacaggaaataaataaaaagccaaatgcccccccagcccccctttacactgtatattcaaCTCTCTTGAGCAAGGCTTTGGTTTCACTATGGTCTACTCACAGTAATGTCATATTCAAGTAATATAATGAGGCAGCTCCACATTCTTTTTGACAGCTGCTTAGAGAATCTGAGAGCAAAATCAGTATGTTTGGGTACAAAAACAAGGcagatgcatttaaatgtttggtttttttcagtAAGTCAGAGCACGAAAGAGAACGGAGGAAAAGCAAAACCAAAAGATTTGCAGCTGCTTATCTGATATCTTCTGCTGATGTTGCTGGTTTACTCTGGAATTGAGTAACAGGCAGTATTACCAAATGATCACTACTTGACATACAGTTGCTACTGAggtagtgttttatttttttcacgcTAGTGGTGTCGCTCTGTGGATGGCAGCTTTGGTTGGTGGTCTGACATTTCCTCAAGTGCCAACATGTGGTTCACATaggtggttttgagtgaaaagTCCCAGCAACTGTTGGATGGGTTGCCATGCCAAAACTGTAATAGCTACTAAAACTGTAATCATTTTGGTGATCCTATTACTTTCCATCTAGTGCCATCATCAGTTTAAAATTCTATGACCAAATTCCTGCAAacctaatgacattcccatcaactTCAGTTTTTGAGTGTTTAGTTAGAAATGTTGGCATGCTAAACTAGGATATATATTGCCTGCTAAACATAAACAATTACAATTGTCATTTTGAGCATGTTAGCACTAATGTTAGCATGTAGCTCAAAGACCCTCTGAGTAAAACAGCTGTTAGCATGGCTGTATACTCTTAGTTTTGTTGTGCCTTATTTTGTGCAATTAGGCACAACACCCAATTGTACATATCCAGAGAATGACTGCAAATCATCCATTCAATTGAGCACCAAAATTCACCTCATTTTTAATGAACACTCAAGATGTTCCACTTTATTCAAATATGTAGTTGATTATCAATACTGACATTGTCTCTGAAAGCTATTACTAGAAATAACACAATTATATTGTCTTGGTACTTGTTCAGTGAGATCAGGAATACATTTACATTCTGAAAGTTAGAACATGTGACTGCGACCACTTCTGCCATTAGCTATACATCCACATATATCtatgttatatttacatttagttGAGATGAACCACAGTATGCACCTGCTGTCAGAATGCAACTCAAATGAATCTTTTTTGACCACTTAGGGTTGAATTGCACTTCCTCTCACGTGTGCATCTACCAATGAGAAACTGTGACCGCTAATTTCACTGCACACGGCTTGCCAAGAAGATTGTGGTGTATATTTGGTAACTCGCCACATGTACGGACTCAATAACCACAACTGAGCTGTATTGTAAATACAGATCAACTGAATCATTATCTGTTTGGGAGTTGTGTAGTCTACAATATGTTTGGGATCACATGTGTCCCTGACCACCTCTAAA
Above is a window of Scomber scombrus chromosome 20, fScoSco1.1, whole genome shotgun sequence DNA encoding:
- the sh3glb1a gene encoding endophilin-B1a — translated: MDFNVKRLAADAGTFLSRAVQFTEEKLGQAEKTELDAHLENLLVRAENTKQWTERIMKQTEVLLQPNPNVRLEEFVYEKLEKKAPTRMNNHELLGQSMIESGNEFGPGTAYGNALIKCGETEKQIGGAEREFIHSSAINFLTPFRNFLEGDFKTILKERKLLQVKRLDLDAAKTRLKKARMADARAAAEQELRMTQSEFDRQAEITRLLLEGVSSTHAHHLRCLNDFVEAQTTYYAQCYQYMVDLQKQLGSFPSSFSNNNQSSVSGGASISVPTIPVSASLPNPSGRGSSAASGGFNELRSSSGSRKARVLYDYDAASSSELSLLADEVITVSSVPGMDSDWLMGERGNQKGKVPITYLELLN